In Nitrobacteraceae bacterium AZCC 1564, the following proteins share a genomic window:
- a CDS encoding cytochrome c oxidase cbb3-type subunit 1 (product_source=KO:K00404; cath_funfam=1.20.210.10; cog=COG3278; ko=KO:K00404; pfam=PF00115; superfamily=81442; tigrfam=TIGR00780; transmembrane_helix_parts=Inside_1_30,TMhelix_31_53,Outside_54_72,TMhelix_73_95,Inside_96_107,TMhelix_108_130,Outside_131_139,TMhelix_140_162,Inside_163_173,TMhelix_174_196,Outside_197_210,TMhelix_211_233,Inside_234_245,TMhelix_246_268,Outside_269_277,TMhelix_278_300,Inside_301_311,TMhelix_312_334,Outside_335_353,TMhelix_354_373,Inside_374_385,TMhelix_386_408,Outside_409_431,TMhelix_432_454,Inside_455_482): MAEVFPAEGLRGRFSGINLDDLVDWPVVRTWLYFGMFWLLVTPSIGVALSSLFNHPDYLGNEIGLTFGRLRPVHVNGVIFGAFSTLFIGECYYLVPRLCGVRVVWSQLGIPLAWLWSTAVLAGLVSLPFGENHGLEAGELPLFAEIPIFIVVATVTAQFLITIGQRLEPPLYVALWYLIATFIWTTMNLVLGSFILPYTISGINSAAFHGLYIHYIVGLWLTPAGYVLIYYFLPVSARNPLFAHKLSLVGFWSLALFYPFVGIHHYLYSPIADWAETLAIITSMLLIIPVWTVLVNFFGTMTGKWHEFGRNLPAKFLIMGSLMYLVGCFQGSTEALRSIQQPTHFSDFVISHSHLTVFGTFVVWAMGGLVYVWPRAFKREIWSFRLGNWSFWLITVGISTMGLVLTAAGLQQGFQWMSGTEWLDTVVWMQPYWLVRTMSGISMDIGMSLLVINLAMTALTSAVVAPAPGIEPGAIPVGRPAE; the protein is encoded by the coding sequence ATGGCGGAAGTGTTTCCTGCAGAAGGACTGCGCGGCAGGTTCAGTGGGATCAATTTGGATGATCTGGTCGACTGGCCGGTCGTGCGAACATGGCTTTATTTCGGGATGTTCTGGCTCCTTGTCACGCCATCGATCGGCGTTGCCCTCTCGAGCCTCTTCAATCACCCCGATTATCTCGGCAACGAAATAGGGCTTACCTTCGGCAGGCTGCGGCCTGTGCACGTCAATGGCGTCATCTTCGGCGCCTTTTCGACGCTGTTCATCGGCGAATGTTATTACCTTGTGCCGCGCCTATGTGGCGTCCGCGTGGTGTGGTCGCAACTGGGCATTCCGCTGGCTTGGCTATGGAGTACGGCCGTTCTCGCCGGTCTCGTGTCGCTGCCATTCGGCGAAAATCACGGTCTCGAAGCTGGCGAGCTCCCACTATTCGCTGAAATCCCGATCTTCATCGTCGTCGCGACAGTGACCGCGCAATTCCTCATCACCATCGGGCAGCGACTGGAGCCGCCGCTTTATGTCGCGCTCTGGTACCTGATCGCGACCTTCATCTGGACGACGATGAATCTTGTCCTCGGCAGTTTTATCCTGCCCTACACGATTTCCGGCATCAACAGCGCGGCGTTCCACGGTCTCTACATCCACTACATCGTCGGGCTGTGGCTGACGCCGGCGGGCTATGTGCTGATCTACTATTTCCTTCCTGTAAGCGCGCGCAATCCGCTGTTCGCGCACAAGCTCTCTTTGGTCGGCTTCTGGTCCCTTGCCCTGTTCTATCCATTCGTCGGCATCCATCACTATCTCTACAGTCCAATTGCTGATTGGGCCGAAACGCTGGCGATCATCACCTCGATGCTTCTCATCATTCCGGTGTGGACCGTGCTCGTGAATTTCTTCGGCACCATGACAGGCAAGTGGCACGAATTTGGAAGGAATCTGCCTGCAAAATTCCTGATCATGGGCTCGCTGATGTATCTCGTCGGGTGCTTCCAGGGCTCGACGGAAGCCCTGCGCTCGATCCAGCAGCCGACTCACTTTTCGGACTTCGTTATTTCTCATTCCCATCTCACCGTGTTCGGTACCTTCGTGGTCTGGGCGATGGGCGGTCTGGTCTATGTCTGGCCGCGGGCATTCAAGCGCGAAATATGGTCCTTCAGGCTGGGCAATTGGTCATTTTGGCTGATTACCGTCGGCATCTCCACCATGGGCTTAGTGCTGACCGCCGCTGGTCTCCAGCAGGGCTTTCAGTGGATGAGCGGCACCGAATGGCTCGATACCGTAGTGTGGATGCAGCCCTACTGGCTGGTGCGCACGATGTCCGGCATCAGCATGGACATCGGCATGTCTCTTTTGGTCATCAATTTGGCAATGACGGCGCTGACCAGTGCGGTCGTGGCCCCTGCGCCGGGGATTGAACCCGGAGCGATCCCGGTTGGGAGGCCGGCTGAATGA
- a CDS encoding thiosulfate dehydrogenase (product_source=KO:K19713; cath_funfam=1.10.760.10; cleavage_site_network=SignalP-noTM; cog=COG3258; ko=KO:K19713; superfamily=46626) has protein sequence MTVSITCRFILFRAAPAVALAVLVGPAGAHKDPVTPQLLNAYQQVFMEQVRKGDLLFHGDAATEKAMGVVLSNTGMACAMCHPMTADTHPATFPKYQAQMAKFATLRDMINWCIEKPNQGEKIADDSDAMKALETYIYWSQSGSVLNPGKF, from the coding sequence ATGACCGTGTCGATAACATGCCGTTTCATTTTGTTCCGCGCTGCTCCGGCCGTAGCGCTTGCCGTCCTGGTCGGCCCTGCGGGTGCGCACAAGGATCCGGTGACGCCGCAGCTGCTGAACGCGTACCAGCAAGTGTTCATGGAGCAGGTCCGCAAGGGCGACCTGCTGTTCCACGGTGACGCAGCGACCGAGAAGGCGATGGGGGTCGTGTTGTCCAATACGGGAATGGCATGCGCTATGTGCCATCCGATGACGGCCGATACCCACCCCGCAACGTTCCCGAAGTACCAAGCGCAGATGGCCAAGTTCGCGACGCTGCGCGACATGATCAATTGGTGCATCGAGAAACCCAACCAGGGCGAAAAGATCGCCGATGACTCGGATGCGATGAAGGCCTTGGAAACGTACATCTACTGGTCGCAGAGCGGGTCGGTGTTGAATCCGGGCAAGTTCTGA
- a CDS encoding Icc protein (product_source=KO:K03651; cath_funfam=3.60.21.10; cog=COG1409; ko=KO:K03651; pfam=PF00149; superfamily=56300), which translates to MSELERDRREIAEVLQQPGVHPDPSLRITRRTFVHRSCLVGAATVAETFAWWPLLNTLDVAYAAEAPFKFAWISDTHLYPKSLNTRFVEKTVRAVKEVQAMNPPADFLIFGGDLAQLGKVEELELGVEILKEINIRKVYIPGEHDWYLDMGTKWGELFGQPNWTFDHKGVRFVGLDTVSRGPDYWSAKKMSPEERMGHMATLDGTVAGPWAGVGRDQLDWLQKTLANWDRNRPVVIFSHNPLYEYYPPWNFWVRDWREVNEVLKPYTKVTNIHGHTHQVLYNEIGTMRSIGMLATSWPWPYAPEGVPKLTKPMIRVDPGDHFDGVGWAKIDVSAQDKVDAEYVMWRKQVYAQSPDDYAKSIPEVLRPPGR; encoded by the coding sequence ATGTCCGAGCTTGAGCGCGACCGGCGTGAAATAGCTGAGGTGCTCCAACAGCCCGGGGTGCATCCTGACCCCTCGCTGCGGATTACCCGACGCACCTTCGTGCACAGATCATGTCTGGTCGGGGCGGCGACCGTAGCCGAAACCTTCGCCTGGTGGCCGCTGCTCAACACCCTCGACGTCGCTTATGCGGCTGAGGCGCCTTTCAAGTTTGCCTGGATTTCCGACACCCATCTCTATCCGAAGTCCCTCAATACGCGCTTCGTCGAGAAGACTGTGCGTGCCGTCAAGGAGGTGCAGGCGATGAATCCGCCGGCCGACTTTCTGATTTTCGGCGGCGACCTGGCTCAGCTTGGCAAGGTCGAAGAACTTGAGCTCGGTGTGGAGATCTTGAAAGAAATCAATATCCGCAAGGTCTACATTCCGGGCGAGCACGATTGGTACCTCGACATGGGTACGAAGTGGGGCGAACTGTTCGGCCAACCCAACTGGACATTCGACCACAAGGGCGTGCGCTTTGTCGGGCTCGACACCGTCAGTCGCGGTCCGGACTATTGGTCGGCGAAGAAGATGAGTCCCGAGGAGCGCATGGGTCACATGGCCACGCTCGACGGCACCGTCGCAGGCCCGTGGGCGGGCGTCGGCCGCGATCAGCTCGACTGGCTGCAGAAGACGCTTGCCAATTGGGATCGGAACCGGCCGGTCGTCATCTTCAGCCACAATCCGCTGTACGAGTACTATCCGCCGTGGAACTTTTGGGTGCGCGACTGGCGCGAGGTGAACGAGGTGCTCAAGCCCTACACCAAAGTCACCAACATTCACGGTCACACGCATCAGGTGCTCTACAACGAGATCGGCACCATGCGCTCGATCGGCATGCTGGCGACCTCATGGCCTTGGCCTTACGCGCCGGAAGGGGTGCCGAAGCTTACAAAGCCGATGATCCGGGTCGATCCTGGTGATCACTTTGACGGGGTTGGTTGGGCTAAGATCGACGTCAGCGCCCAGGATAAAGTCGACGCCGAATACGTCATGTGGCGCAAGCAGGTGTACGCGCAGTCTCCAGATGACTATGCGAAGAGCATTCCCGAGGTTTTGCGACCCCCGGGTCGCTGA
- a CDS encoding hypothetical protein (product_source=Hypo-rule applied; cath_funfam=2.60.40.1120; cleavage_site_network=SignalP-noTM; pfam=PF13620; superfamily=49464) — protein sequence MTDFAMKWLIGVSSMVAAVATPLPAPAYEAGAVAGGGSITGTVVFNGVPGTRKVIPTKDIEVCGGPYEETLIQVGPDKSVQNAVVYLTDIAKGKAWPAEAKKPEINNNKCKFEPNIQVTRVGGLDVVNSDPMLHNTHGYYGKRTVFNLALPNQGQRIPVELPRPGEVRIDCDAHGWMEAWIYVVDNPYYAITGADGKFTISDVPAGTYKLVVYQPFTGPNEQTVTVAAGKPSDLNIELKKGASSMQGGSGK from the coding sequence ATGACTGACTTTGCCATGAAGTGGCTGATCGGGGTGTCGTCGATGGTCGCGGCGGTCGCAACGCCGCTCCCGGCGCCGGCCTACGAAGCGGGTGCGGTCGCGGGCGGCGGATCGATCACCGGCACGGTCGTGTTCAACGGAGTCCCCGGCACCCGTAAGGTCATTCCGACCAAGGACATCGAGGTGTGCGGCGGTCCCTACGAGGAGACGCTCATTCAGGTCGGGCCGGACAAGAGCGTACAGAACGCCGTCGTGTATTTGACCGATATCGCGAAAGGAAAAGCCTGGCCGGCGGAAGCCAAGAAGCCGGAAATCAACAACAACAAATGCAAATTCGAACCTAACATTCAGGTAACACGCGTGGGCGGCCTCGACGTCGTCAACAGCGATCCGATGCTCCACAACACGCACGGCTATTACGGCAAGCGCACCGTGTTCAACCTCGCTCTGCCCAATCAGGGTCAGCGAATTCCCGTCGAGTTGCCGCGGCCGGGCGAGGTGCGGATCGATTGTGACGCACATGGCTGGATGGAAGCGTGGATCTACGTCGTCGACAATCCCTACTACGCCATCACTGGGGCCGACGGCAAATTCACCATCTCCGATGTTCCGGCCGGAACCTACAAGCTGGTGGTGTACCAACCCTTCACCGGCCCCAACGAGCAAACGGTGACCGTTGCGGCGGGGAAGCCGAGCGACCTGAATATCGAACTGAAGAAGGGCGCCTCTTCGATGCAAGGCGGCTCCGGCAAGTAA
- a CDS encoding protein SCO1/2 (product_source=KO:K07152; cath_funfam=3.40.30.10; cog=COG1999; ko=KO:K07152; pfam=PF02630; superfamily=52833) codes for MRRRSIVSALGRAMPFGIAVATALLLNQPLARAANSPVTIGGAFTLTSPDGTTVTEQTYRGKWLLVYFGFTSCPDSCPTALLEISVALEKLGPDADKLQPLFITVDPQRDTPTVMGNYTQSFDSRIVGLTGTPQQIAAVAQEYGAYFEPRKSGPRAEDYVMDHSTYLYLMDAEGKFVRGLDADTPGERIAEVVRGAMGKARENARH; via the coding sequence ATGCGTCGCCGCTCCATAGTTTCGGCCCTCGGGCGGGCAATGCCTTTTGGGATTGCTGTCGCCACCGCGTTGCTGTTGAACCAACCACTCGCGCGTGCAGCCAACTCGCCGGTGACGATTGGCGGCGCGTTCACACTCACCTCACCTGACGGCACGACCGTCACCGAGCAGACCTACCGCGGCAAATGGCTTCTGGTTTATTTCGGCTTCACCTCGTGCCCCGATAGCTGCCCAACGGCGCTCCTTGAGATTTCCGTCGCGCTCGAGAAGCTCGGCCCCGACGCCGACAAGCTCCAACCGTTGTTCATCACCGTCGATCCGCAGCGCGATACGCCGACGGTCATGGGGAACTACACCCAATCATTTGATTCGAGGATCGTCGGACTCACGGGCACGCCGCAGCAGATCGCTGCCGTTGCCCAGGAGTACGGCGCCTATTTCGAACCTCGTAAGAGCGGGCCGCGCGCAGAGGACTACGTCATGGACCACAGCACCTACCTCTACCTGATGGACGCTGAAGGTAAATTCGTGCGCGGTCTTGACGCGGACACGCCGGGCGAGCGCATTGCCGAGGTGGTGCGCGGCGCCATGGGGAAGGCTCGCGAGAATGCAAGGCATTAA
- a CDS encoding 5-aminolevulinate synthase (product_source=KO:K00643; cath_funfam=3.40.640.10,3.90.1150.10; cog=COG0156; ko=KO:K00643; pfam=PF00155; superfamily=53383; tigrfam=TIGR01821) gives MNYDGYFEHALARLRDERRYRVFADLERIAGHYPRAIWHSPAGPRSVVIWCSNDYLAMGQHPKVVGAMVETAIRMGTGAGGTRNIAGTSHPLVELERELADLHGKEAALVFTSGYVSNQTGIATIARLMSGCVILSDALNHNSMIEGVRQSGTEKHIWRHNDLGHLEELLKRADCQRPKLIAFESVYSMDGDVAPIKGICDLARRYNAMTYCDEVHAVGMYGPRGGGITECEGAAHRVDVIEGTLAKAFGCLGGYIAGDAVLIDAVRSYAPGFIFTTALPPAICAAATAAIRHLKSSNWEREQHQHRAARTKAVLAAARLPVMPSETHIIPVHVGNPENCKAASDLLLTEHGIYIQPINYPTVPRGMERLRITPSPYHDDGMIDALAKALIDVWERLDLTREERRTSAIGAKRTARLALTASKS, from the coding sequence ATGAATTACGACGGCTATTTCGAACACGCCCTTGCGCGTTTACGGGACGAACGGCGCTACCGCGTCTTTGCAGATCTTGAGCGCATCGCCGGGCACTATCCCCGTGCCATCTGGCACTCGCCTGCGGGCCCGCGCAGCGTCGTGATTTGGTGCTCCAACGACTACCTCGCGATGGGGCAGCACCCGAAGGTCGTCGGCGCAATGGTCGAAACCGCGATCCGCATGGGCACCGGCGCGGGCGGCACGCGTAACATCGCGGGTACTAGTCATCCGCTGGTCGAGCTTGAGCGCGAGTTGGCCGACCTGCACGGCAAGGAGGCGGCGCTAGTGTTCACTTCCGGCTACGTCTCGAACCAGACCGGCATCGCAACGATTGCCCGGCTGATGTCCGGCTGCGTGATTTTATCCGACGCGCTCAACCACAACTCGATGATCGAAGGCGTGCGCCAGTCCGGGACGGAGAAGCATATCTGGCGCCATAACGATCTCGGTCACCTTGAAGAGCTGCTCAAACGGGCCGACTGCCAGCGGCCGAAGCTGATCGCGTTCGAGAGTGTCTATTCGATGGATGGTGACGTCGCCCCCATCAAGGGCATCTGCGATCTTGCCCGGCGTTACAACGCGATGACCTACTGCGATGAGGTGCATGCGGTCGGCATGTACGGCCCGCGCGGCGGCGGCATCACGGAGTGCGAGGGCGCGGCGCACCGCGTCGACGTGATCGAGGGCACCCTTGCCAAGGCGTTCGGCTGTCTCGGCGGATATATTGCAGGTGATGCCGTGTTGATCGATGCAGTGCGCTCATACGCGCCTGGCTTCATTTTCACCACAGCCCTTCCGCCGGCGATTTGTGCCGCTGCAACCGCGGCAATCCGCCACCTCAAGAGCTCCAACTGGGAGCGCGAGCAGCATCAGCACCGCGCGGCGCGCACGAAGGCAGTGCTTGCGGCTGCCAGACTCCCGGTCATGCCTAGCGAGACGCACATTATACCGGTCCACGTCGGCAATCCGGAGAACTGCAAAGCGGCAAGCGACCTCCTGCTCACCGAACATGGGATCTACATCCAGCCGATTAACTACCCGACCGTGCCGCGCGGCATGGAACGGCTGCGCATCACGCCTTCGCCATATCACGACGACGGCATGATCGACGCGCTCGCTAAGGCGCTGATCGATGTCTGGGAGCGGCTCGACCTGACGCGCGAGGAGCGGAGAACGTCCGCAATTGGCGCTAAGCGGACCGCGCGTCTAGCCCTGACCGCAAGCAAGTCTTAA
- a CDS encoding hypothetical protein (product_source=Hypo-rule applied; transmembrane_helix_parts=Inside_1_25,TMhelix_26_48,Outside_49_55), whose product MNTSMTVASLQKPIRRLYEGATPSGIFFRYALLAFDIVTVLFIIATSFLPSSQII is encoded by the coding sequence ATGAACACGTCTATGACCGTCGCTTCTCTGCAAAAGCCGATACGACGCCTCTACGAGGGGGCAACTCCGAGCGGCATCTTCTTCCGCTATGCGCTGCTCGCATTCGATATCGTTACGGTGCTGTTCATCATCGCAACATCGTTCCTGCCCTCCAGCCAGATTATTTAA
- a CDS encoding voltage-gated potassium channel Kch (product_source=COG1226; cath_funfam=1.10.287.70,2.20.28.20; cog=COG1226; pfam=PF07885; superfamily=81324; transmembrane_helix_parts=Inside_1_74,TMhelix_75_94,Outside_95_129,TMhelix_130_152,Inside_153_195), with translation MQISRPACLLSGIGCATSRVSQRGPIWPRLFHFWPPRRGAGGFLRILRTLRLLRDYQMLVRLRIDIPFFRRNEEVIFAVTNLAVFIFVMTAIVYETQKFRNDQITNSADALYFTVTALTTTGFGDITLPGTVGRLISVVIMIFGVTLFFNLARALLTPSKVRFPCPTCGLQRHDSDAVHCKACGTALNIPDEGLT, from the coding sequence TTGCAGATTTCTCGGCCCGCCTGCTTGTTATCCGGCATCGGCTGCGCGACTTCACGTGTTTCTCAACGTGGACCGATATGGCCGCGATTGTTTCATTTTTGGCCCCCTCGCAGGGGAGCCGGCGGCTTTCTCCGTATTCTGCGCACGTTGCGGCTCTTGCGCGACTATCAGATGCTGGTGCGGCTGCGGATCGATATCCCGTTCTTTCGGCGCAACGAAGAGGTCATCTTTGCCGTCACCAACCTCGCAGTGTTCATCTTCGTGATGACTGCGATCGTTTACGAAACCCAGAAGTTTCGCAATGACCAGATCACCAATTCTGCCGACGCGCTGTATTTCACCGTCACCGCGCTGACGACGACGGGCTTTGGCGACATTACCCTGCCTGGCACGGTCGGCCGCCTAATCTCGGTCGTCATTATGATTTTTGGCGTGACCCTATTCTTCAATCTGGCCCGCGCGCTCTTGACGCCAAGCAAGGTGCGGTTCCCTTGCCCGACCTGCGGCCTGCAGCGCCACGATAGCGATGCTGTGCATTGTAAGGCGTGTGGCACAGCGTTGAACATCCCCGATGAAGGCTTGACCTAG
- a CDS encoding hypothetical protein (product_source=Hypo-rule applied), whose protein sequence is MEPDHVESQVAVLSRAALTAAAARRFAAVDAVPWPVAVAAEPDETPVRRAASWAQDEPWQADERLREALPDESLREEETWREHETWRGARLVGRQQRAARPFSSPGQTSPRSPRSQRRQEEMLQNGRRAEA, encoded by the coding sequence GTGGAGCCGGACCACGTTGAAAGTCAGGTCGCGGTGCTGTCACGCGCGGCGCTGACGGCCGCGGCGGCGCGGCGATTTGCGGCGGTGGACGCGGTGCCATGGCCGGTCGCTGTGGCGGCGGAGCCGGACGAAACGCCGGTGCGGCGGGCCGCGTCATGGGCGCAGGACGAGCCATGGCAGGCGGACGAGAGATTGCGGGAGGCGCTGCCGGACGAGTCATTGCGGGAGGAGGAGACATGGCGGGAGCACGAGACATGGCGGGGGGCGCGGCTGGTCGGGCGGCAGCAGCGGGCGGCGCGGCCCTTCTCAAGTCCTGGGCAGACGAGCCCACGCTCACCGCGATCGCAGAGACGCCAAGAAGAAATGCTGCAAAATGGACGCCGGGCGGAAGCATGA
- a CDS encoding hypothetical protein (product_source=Hypo-rule applied; pfam=PF07813; smart=SM00340; superfamily=52540), whose amino-acid sequence MVPRPAPRISTPSPGAPPAVSARPSRQEQIEQRTQQREQRIQQLQQTTQERPRGALSPRGVQRQERIDRLQQRVQQLQAQQPQGQGLRAQRAQQRLLQREKRLLQQEQRVQQRDLAREDRQRDILSRQSVQRQDRIDRLQQRVQQLQAQQPQGQDLRTQRAQQRLLQAQERQLQREQRVQQRDLARAERLGMQPLAGRAAAAAAVQAAARGRFAERFRNNADPQIEAAREGRRHGWAPRHAWRRGVRAAFVPWLGPVFWPYAYSDIFNYTFWPYAYDRGYWAYAYDDFVDTVFWGGDDRYSAYARLGPSDYVGSGGVVTGPRSPQRSGVSPSMTSPQSLRQLCGDPDKGITAWPLDSIAKAVEPTPEQRALLEELNSAAAKAADAFKESCSDSYAMTPPGRLRAMANRISATLEAVRIVRPALEKFYNSLSDEQQARFNALGPNIGEGSQQQLQQDASAQSDTCGEPKSSLTNLPIERIETVIRPAGAQKEALDRLREATERAVQGLQAACPDDVPLTPVGRLEAMEKRLEAMLQAAQLVQPTLDEFYATLSSEQKARFNTLGQFAGR is encoded by the coding sequence ATGGTGCCCCGTCCGGCGCCGCGCATCTCCACACCAAGCCCGGGCGCACCGCCCGCCGTGAGCGCGCGTCCGTCGCGACAGGAGCAGATCGAACAGCGCACGCAACAGCGTGAGCAGCGCATTCAGCAGCTCCAGCAAACCACGCAAGAGCGGCCGCGGGGTGCTCTTTCGCCGCGGGGCGTGCAGCGTCAGGAGCGCATTGATCGGTTGCAGCAACGCGTGCAGCAGCTTCAGGCGCAGCAGCCGCAAGGCCAAGGCCTGCGGGCGCAACGCGCGCAGCAACGATTGCTGCAGAGGGAAAAGCGTCTGCTCCAGCAAGAGCAGCGCGTGCAGCAACGTGATCTGGCGCGTGAGGACCGACAGCGCGATATTCTTTCGCGCCAGAGCGTGCAGCGTCAGGATCGCATCGATCGGTTGCAGCAGCGCGTGCAACAGCTACAGGCGCAGCAGCCGCAAGGCCAAGACCTGCGGACGCAACGCGCGCAGCAACGGTTGCTGCAGGCACAAGAACGCCAACTCCAGCGTGAGCAGCGCGTGCAACAACGGGATCTGGCGCGCGCGGAGCGACTAGGAATGCAGCCTTTGGCCGGGCGAGCCGCCGCCGCTGCAGCAGTGCAGGCTGCCGCACGCGGGCGATTTGCCGAGCGCTTCCGCAACAATGCCGACCCGCAGATTGAGGCGGCTCGCGAGGGGCGACGGCATGGCTGGGCTCCACGCCACGCCTGGCGGCGCGGCGTGCGCGCAGCGTTCGTGCCGTGGCTTGGTCCTGTGTTCTGGCCTTATGCCTATTCCGACATTTTCAATTACACGTTCTGGCCCTACGCCTACGACCGCGGCTATTGGGCTTACGCTTACGATGATTTTGTCGACACGGTGTTCTGGGGTGGCGACGATCGGTATTCCGCCTACGCCAGGCTCGGCCCGAGCGACTATGTGGGATCTGGCGGTGTGGTCACCGGTCCTCGATCGCCGCAGCGGTCAGGTGTAAGTCCGTCAATGACCAGCCCACAGAGCCTCCGGCAGTTGTGCGGAGATCCGGATAAGGGCATCACCGCTTGGCCGCTTGATTCGATCGCAAAGGCGGTAGAACCGACACCCGAGCAGCGCGCATTGCTTGAGGAGTTGAACAGCGCTGCCGCAAAGGCTGCCGACGCATTCAAGGAGTCCTGCAGCGATTCATATGCGATGACTCCGCCTGGCCGCTTGCGGGCGATGGCGAACCGCATCAGCGCTACGCTCGAAGCTGTGCGGATCGTGCGGCCGGCACTGGAGAAGTTCTATAACTCGCTCAGTGACGAGCAGCAGGCGCGCTTCAACGCACTCGGCCCCAACATCGGTGAAGGTTCGCAACAGCAGCTGCAGCAGGACGCGAGCGCGCAATCCGACACCTGTGGCGAGCCGAAGTCCAGCCTGACCAACCTGCCGATCGAACGGATCGAGACCGTCATTCGCCCGGCGGGCGCGCAAAAGGAAGCGCTCGACCGCTTGAGGGAGGCGACGGAGAGAGCCGTTCAAGGACTGCAAGCTGCCTGCCCGGACGACGTGCCCCTCACGCCGGTCGGACGACTGGAGGCGATGGAGAAGCGGCTTGAGGCCATGCTGCAGGCGGCTCAGCTGGTGCAGCCGACATTGGATGAGTTCTATGCCACGCTGAGCAGCGAGCAGAAGGCGCGCTTCAATACACTGGGCCAGTTCGCGGGCCGCTAA
- a CDS encoding uncharacterized protein YbjT (DUF2867 family) (product_source=COG0702; cath_funfam=3.40.50.720; cog=COG0702; pfam=PF13460; superfamily=51735), which produces MVTDGRTVTVFGGTGFLGRRIVRHLRDRDFLVRIASRHPDRGNRLFGLDDPQLQSIQANIHDERSVADAIAGASGVVNAVSLYSERGQETFHSVHVESAQRIAAQAHRAGVERLMHVSGIGADAASQSRYIRKRGEGELAVRAVFVDALFIRPAVMFGPDDAFLTTILKLLRQLPIYPMFGRGLTRLQPAYVEDVAEAIGRLMQRAETASMIFEFGGPRVYSYEELVRAVAHQAGRAPLLIPIPFAVWHALAWASEMFPSPRLTRDQVELMQIDTLSAPEMPGFTEVGISPRSIEAILQKMLSNCG; this is translated from the coding sequence ATGGTAACAGACGGCCGCACCGTCACCGTGTTCGGCGGAACCGGCTTTCTCGGCCGCCGCATCGTTCGGCATCTGCGCGATCGCGACTTTCTAGTTCGGATCGCGTCAAGACATCCAGATCGGGGGAACAGACTGTTTGGTCTCGATGATCCGCAACTTCAATCGATCCAGGCCAACATTCACGACGAGCGGTCAGTCGCGGATGCGATTGCCGGCGCTTCCGGCGTTGTAAATGCGGTCAGCCTTTACAGCGAGCGCGGACAGGAGACGTTTCATTCCGTTCACGTCGAGTCTGCCCAACGGATAGCAGCTCAGGCGCATCGCGCCGGCGTCGAACGGCTTATGCACGTTTCAGGAATCGGCGCTGATGCCGCCTCACAATCTCGGTACATCCGAAAGCGCGGCGAAGGCGAACTGGCGGTCCGGGCCGTATTCGTCGATGCCCTTTTCATCCGCCCGGCGGTGATGTTCGGACCGGACGACGCGTTTCTCACCACCATCCTCAAGCTTCTCCGCCAGCTTCCCATCTACCCGATGTTCGGCCGCGGCCTGACGAGATTGCAGCCGGCCTATGTGGAGGATGTTGCGGAGGCGATTGGCCGGCTCATGCAGCGAGCCGAGACGGCTTCAATGATCTTCGAGTTCGGCGGCCCTCGCGTCTACTCTTACGAGGAATTAGTTAGAGCCGTTGCGCACCAAGCTGGCCGTGCGCCCTTACTGATTCCGATCCCGTTTGCCGTTTGGCACGCACTCGCATGGGCCTCCGAAATGTTCCCGAGCCCGCGCCTCACTCGCGATCAAGTGGAACTGATGCAGATCGACACCTTGTCGGCGCCGGAGATGCCTGGATTCACTGAAGTAGGAATTTCGCCGCGCTCGATCGAGGCAATACTCCAGAAGATGTTATCGAATTGCGGATGA